From the Selenomonas sp. oral taxon 920 genome, the window GGAGAGCGGAATCTCACGGGGCAGGTGGAGATCGCCGAGGGACTGACGGCGCCCTCTGCTGCCCTCAAGGTCGGAAATATCACCTACAAGACGGACGGACAGGGCTCCTACGTCTATTCCGGCACGGGGACGAAGCCCTCGCCCGCAGACGCTGCCGGCTGGGACAAAGAAATTAGGAGCCATACATCGGGTGCGGCAGTCGGACAGGCATTCGGAGAACGCGATGATGCGGTCTGGACGGGGAATGTCCTCGTTGATGTCTCGGGCAAGGGGGTCGCAGGCGCCGTTAAGAACAACGACGTGACGGGACTCTCCCTCACGGACGGCAGCTCTCTCACCGTGCGCGGCAAGCTGAAGGTGAACGTTGCCAACGATGCACCTGCGACGGAGGGCGCCGGCGGCGGCGCTGATCTTGCCCACTCCTGCATGAGCGGCATCTACGCCGGGCGCGGCGACGGCGCGCATGACGACACGCGCTTTACGCTGAACGGCAGCCTCGATATGGATGTCGTCGGCGTTGGTCTGCAGGCGGCCAGAAACGGCAGGATCACCGTCGACGGCGGCACGATCAAGACGCACGCGCTCACCACGTCGGATACCTATGCGCTCCTCGCCGAGGAGGGCTCCGTCTTTATGAATACGGGTGCGGACGGCAAATCCCCGGGAACGAACAAAGTGAACATCCTCGGCAACCTCGGCGTGCTCAACAAGAACTACGGCACGGACAAGAATCCGGGGGAACGCGCCTCCATCATCTCCCTCGCGCTGACGACGGCAGACTCTGCACTCACGGGCGCCATTCTGAACGAGTTCGCTGAGAACGGGAAAAACACGGCGGAGACAGCAGACTCGGGCGTTGATCTCTATCTGGCGAACGGCGCCTCATGGCAAAACGAGTGGCAGGGCGCGCACCGCATTGCGGCCGCAGGCCGCCCCGCGAGCAAGGGCGCACCGGACACCTACCTCTATACGGGCAGCAAGATCCGCAGTCTCTTCGGCGGCATCTCCGAATCCACGGCGGGCAATATCTTCCAGAAGGAAGCCGCGCCGATCACCGTGGACCGCTTCAGCGGCTGGCAGCGCATCATCTATGGACACGCGGCGGACGGCAGCCTCTTTGGCGGGGATTTCATCATCAACCACGCGGAACCCGATGCCCATGTCATCCTACGCACGGACAGCACGGGGCTGAACACCGCTTCGACCGCGCCCGCCGATCAGGCAAAGGTGACGCAGGCATTCAGCGACCTCGCAGCCAAACTCTATTATAAGGACTACATTCACGGCGGCGACAACCTCGCGGGCACCCTCGAGATCGCCGAGTCTCTGACGGCGCCCTCCGCTGCGAAGAAGGGCTACATTGCCTTCGAGGAGGGGACGGGCAAAGGCCGCTACAGCACGGAGCCGACCGATCTGCCGTTCACGGCGGTCAAGACGGTCGAAAAGCACACGGATGGGGATGCGGTCGGTGCAGTCATCGGGGAGGATGCGCAGGAGACATGGGAGGGCAATACGCTTGTCAACGTCTCCGGCACCAGCGTGGCAAAAGGGCGCAAGAATCGAAATGTCACCGGTCTTTTCCTCGATGAGGGCGGACAGCTGACGGTCAACGGCGACCTCAAGGTGCGCGTGAAGAATACGGCGCCCGCAACGCAGGGGGAAAAGCCTACGGCGGCGACCGCACACTATCACATGAGCGGGATCTATGCGGGGCTCGGCGGCAGGATTCCGGACGGTCACGGCGGCTATGAGGATCACGATCATACGCGCGTCACCGTCAACGGCAGCGTGGATATGAACGTCATCGGCACCGGCATGCAGGCGGGCAAGGACTCCCATATCACCGTGCGCGGCGGCAAGATCCGCACGCACGCACTGGAGACCTCGGACACCTATGCGCTGCTCGCTGAAGAAGGCACGGTTTTCATGAATACCGGCGCGGACGGCACGACGCCGGGGACGAACGACACTGATGTCTACGGCAACCTCGGAACGCTCAATGCGAACTTCGATCAGGCAGGGTATCGGAAGAACCCCGGCGAGCATCCATCACTTGTCTCGCTCGCCCTCACAACGGGCAAATCCAGACTGACGGGCGGCGTGCTCAATGAGTTCGCAGAAACCGGCAGGAACCCGCATGACTCCGGCGTCGATCTCTATCTCTCGAACGGGGCGCAGTGGCAGAACAAATGGATCGGCGCAAAACGCGCCGCCGTGTCGGACCGCCCCGCAGATCAGGGACCGAAGGAATCCTACCTCTACACGGGCAGCAAGATTCGCAAACTCTTCGGTGGTACCACGCAGAGCACAGCCGGCACAATCTTCCAGCAGGAGGAGAATCCGATCACCGTCGACAGCTACAGCGGCTGGCAGCGCGTCATCTACGGGCGCAAGGCGGACGGCAACCTTTTCGGCGGCGACTTCATCGTGAATCATGCCGCACCGGGGTCCCACATCATCCTGCGCACGGACGGCACCGGGCTCAACACGGGCTCGGCGGATGCGGCCGACCGTCTGAAGGTCAACGACACGCTCAGCAGCCTCGCGCAGAAACTGCACTATATCGCGTACCAGAGCGGCGAGCGCAACCTCACGGGACAGGTGGAGATCGCCGAGGGGCTGACCGCGCCGGCAGCCGCGCTCAAGGTCGGCGAGATCAGCTATACCTCCGACGGCAGAGGCGCATACACGAGCACGGACACCCTGCCGCTGCCGACCACCGAGCGCAAGATCGAAAAGCATTCGACAGGCGGCAGCATCGGCTATCGGGTGATCGACAACAAAAAGGTTTTCTGGAATGACAATGTCACCGTCGATGTCTCCGGCTCCGGCGGCGGCAGCGCACACAAGAATGTGACGGGGCTCTACCTCCTCGACGGCGGACAGCTGACGATCGGCGGCAATCTGAAGCTCCGCCTCGCCAATGCCGATCCCGCAACGCGCGGCGCAGCGCCCGGCACGGATGTCGCCCACTACTACATGAGCGGCGTCTATGCGGGCTATGGCGGTACAACCGGCGACGGAAACAACGAGAACACGAGGTTCACCCTCCACGGCGACCTCGATATGGATGTCGTCGGTGTCGGCCTCCAGGCGAACAAGGACGGCTACATCACCGTCGGCGGCGGCACGATCAAGACGCACGCGCTCACGACCTCGGATACCTATGCGCTCCTCGCCGAGGAGGGCTCCGTCTTTATGAACACGGGCAAATCGGGGCAGGAGCGCGGCATGCGGCGGGTGGACATCACCGGCAACCTCGGCGTCCTCCACAAGAACTACGGCATGGATCCGAATCCGGACAACCACGGCTCCTTTATCTCGCTCGCGCTGTCTACGGCGGACTCCGTGCTCACGGGCGGCATTCTGAACGAGTACGAGGAGAACGGCGCGAACAAGTACGACTCCGGCGTCGATCTCTACCTCTCGGAAGGTGCACAGTGGAACAACCAGTGGCTCGGCGCACACCGGGAAAAGGCTGTGCAGCCGCGTGCCGATGCGGAGTCCTACCTCTACAAGGGCAGCAAGGTACGCAATCTCTTCGGCGGTGCGACGCTGCGGCAGCAGGGCAATATCTTCCAGCGGGAGGAGAACCCGATCACCGTGAACAGCTACCGCGGCTATGAGCGCGTCATCTACGGACGCAAGGCAGACGGCAGCATCGCGGGCGGCGACTTCATCGTCAAACACGCCGCACCGGGCTCGTTCATCACCCTGCGCACGGACAATACGGGGCTGAATACCTCCTCAGAGGACCCCGCAGAGAAGGCAAAGGTCAACGAGACGCTGAACGAACTCGCGGGCAAGCTGCGCTATCAGGGCTATGCCGACGGCGAGCGGAACCTCGCGGGACACGTCGAGATCGCCGAGGGTCTGACCGCGGCATCTGCTTCCCTTCGCTTCGGTGAGATCAGCTACAAGGCTGACGGACAGGGGGCGTTTACGGGCGCATCCAAGCGTTCGGTACAGGCATCCGACATCATCTACGGCGATCGGGAGACGCAGATCATGCGCGGTGCCAAGAGCGCAGCGACAGGTTCTGCCATTTTCTGGCGCAGCAACAACAACGACCTGCAGCGCCGCATGGGCGAGCTGCGTCTGAGCAGCGCAGAGCGCGGCATCTGGGCGCGGTACCTCGGCGGCAAGATGAGCATGGACGAGCAGCGCATGAACGTGAGCCAGCGGTACAACATCATACAGGTCGGCTGCGATCAGAGCGTCCGTGACTGGACATTCGGCGTCGCCGGAGAGTACGGAAAATCCAACGTCTCCTACGAGGGCGGCAGCGGTACGGGACACCTCGGCGGACTTGCCGTCTACGCGCTCCATCAGGGCAAGCGCGGCGACTATTTCGATGTCATCGGCAAGTTCAGCAGCATCCAGAACGAATACAAGGTGTTCAATGACATGGGACACCGTGTCGCGGCGGACTACCGCACGAACGGCGTATCGCTCAGCATGGAGTACGGCAGGCGGATCACACAGCCGAACGGGTTCTACATCGACCCGAGCGTTGAGCTGACAACGGGCTATCTCGCAGGCAGGGACTACGATGCCGCGAGTGATATCCCCGGCAAGGTTCTGCACGTCCGTCAGGACGGCATTCGCTCGACCATCGGACGCATCGGCATCGGCATCGGTCAGCAGACAGAGAAGAGCAACATCTTTCTGAAGCTTGCGCTCGCGCACGAATTCAGCGGCAAGGTAAGGAACACCTACAGCGCACCCAGCGAACCGACGAGCACAACCGAGGTCAATCTGAAGGATACATGGCTCGACCTCGAGTTCGGCGGCAGCTGCAAGATCAGCAACAATGCCTACGTCTACGGAACCCTCACGAAGGATTTCGGTGCGTCGCTCAAGAACAACTGGCGCGCGGATGTGGGCGTGCGGTTCAGCTTCTAAGGAATCGCTGACAACATAAATAATAAGGGCTTCTCTGCGAGGATGTTCCGCAGAAAAGCCCTTATTTTATTGCGTAT encodes:
- a CDS encoding autotransporter outer membrane beta-barrel domain-containing protein, whose product is MAGNRISMWRYRGKKRAAILTALSLYLLSSTGTVSAADITVNKPGRAATGVALKDNEDKLYNENLNVNVLGSGGGWKNEVTGISLKTGAQMTVNGDFSLVLRNEVPAVQGKTSASGPDAAHYNMSGVYAGFGGGTYRTTKFTLNGLANMDVVGVALQANKDAQITLKGGTIRTRIVKTSETYAMLAEDGGKVFMNTGTDGNAPGTADVDVYGNLGVLNKNYGTNPAPSSDPNISLISLGLTTANSKLVGGVLNEFAENGTNPKNSGVDLYLSNGASWENRWLWTQRSAAKEERADKDSYLYKGSKIRSLIGGTSEAARGNIFQREDKPITVDHYSGYQRVFYGRSADGGIFGGDFIVKNAAPGSFITLTTDKTWLNPASADAAEQGKVNYTLNALANKLRYLGYANGERNLTGQVEIAEGLTAPSAALKVGNITYKTDGQGSYVYSGTGTKPSPADAAGWDKEIRSHTSGAAVGQAFGERDDAVWTGNVLVDVSGKGVAGAVKNNDVTGLSLTDGSSLTVRGKLKVNVANDAPATEGAGGGADLAHSCMSGIYAGRGDGAHDDTRFTLNGSLDMDVVGVGLQAARNGRITVDGGTIKTHALTTSDTYALLAEEGSVFMNTGADGKSPGTNKVNILGNLGVLNKNYGTDKNPGERASIISLALTTADSALTGAILNEFAENGKNTAETADSGVDLYLANGASWQNEWQGAHRIAAAGRPASKGAPDTYLYTGSKIRSLFGGISESTAGNIFQKEAAPITVDRFSGWQRIIYGHAADGSLFGGDFIINHAEPDAHVILRTDSTGLNTASTAPADQAKVTQAFSDLAAKLYYKDYIHGGDNLAGTLEIAESLTAPSAAKKGYIAFEEGTGKGRYSTEPTDLPFTAVKTVEKHTDGDAVGAVIGEDAQETWEGNTLVNVSGTSVAKGRKNRNVTGLFLDEGGQLTVNGDLKVRVKNTAPATQGEKPTAATAHYHMSGIYAGLGGRIPDGHGGYEDHDHTRVTVNGSVDMNVIGTGMQAGKDSHITVRGGKIRTHALETSDTYALLAEEGTVFMNTGADGTTPGTNDTDVYGNLGTLNANFDQAGYRKNPGEHPSLVSLALTTGKSRLTGGVLNEFAETGRNPHDSGVDLYLSNGAQWQNKWIGAKRAAVSDRPADQGPKESYLYTGSKIRKLFGGTTQSTAGTIFQQEENPITVDSYSGWQRVIYGRKADGNLFGGDFIVNHAAPGSHIILRTDGTGLNTGSADAADRLKVNDTLSSLAQKLHYIAYQSGERNLTGQVEIAEGLTAPAAALKVGEISYTSDGRGAYTSTDTLPLPTTERKIEKHSTGGSIGYRVIDNKKVFWNDNVTVDVSGSGGGSAHKNVTGLYLLDGGQLTIGGNLKLRLANADPATRGAAPGTDVAHYYMSGVYAGYGGTTGDGNNENTRFTLHGDLDMDVVGVGLQANKDGYITVGGGTIKTHALTTSDTYALLAEEGSVFMNTGKSGQERGMRRVDITGNLGVLHKNYGMDPNPDNHGSFISLALSTADSVLTGGILNEYEENGANKYDSGVDLYLSEGAQWNNQWLGAHREKAVQPRADAESYLYKGSKVRNLFGGATLRQQGNIFQREENPITVNSYRGYERVIYGRKADGSIAGGDFIVKHAAPGSFITLRTDNTGLNTSSEDPAEKAKVNETLNELAGKLRYQGYADGERNLAGHVEIAEGLTAASASLRFGEISYKADGQGAFTGASKRSVQASDIIYGDRETQIMRGAKSAATGSAIFWRSNNNDLQRRMGELRLSSAERGIWARYLGGKMSMDEQRMNVSQRYNIIQVGCDQSVRDWTFGVAGEYGKSNVSYEGGSGTGHLGGLAVYALHQGKRGDYFDVIGKFSSIQNEYKVFNDMGHRVAADYRTNGVSLSMEYGRRITQPNGFYIDPSVELTTGYLAGRDYDAASDIPGKVLHVRQDGIRSTIGRIGIGIGQQTEKSNIFLKLALAHEFSGKVRNTYSAPSEPTSTTEVNLKDTWLDLEFGGSCKISNNAYVYGTLTKDFGASLKNNWRADVGVRFSF